The genomic region CTTCCGCGACTTCTTCCAAGTTTCCGGGTTTCAGAAGCGATTTCGCTTTTTTACAAGCGGGAAGAATCACCTCCATCTTTAACGGAACGCCGATCACTCCGGTCGACGAGGGAAGAACGAGCTTTTCGGAAATGCCTAACGATTCTCCGATTGCCTTGCAGATATCTCTGGAGTTCTGAACTCCTTTTTCACCGGTTGCGACGTTCGAGTTTTTAGAGTTGATGACTACGGCTTGCAACACGCCGGATTGTACGTGTTCCTTTCCTACGATCACCGGAGCTCCGGGATAATTGTTTTTTGTGAATACCGCGGTCGCTTTGCAGGGAACTTCGGAATAAATGACTCCGAAGTCTTTTGTGTCGTCTTTGATGCCGATATTGATTCCGAAAGATGAAAAGCCTTTAGGCATGTCCATGAAGTTGATCCTTTCTCCAGTCGATTGGATCTATCTTTGGAAAATTAACTCTGCCGAAAAGAAGAATTCAGGACGCGTCGGCTTGATAACGGATGGGAATGGTGACCGCGAAAATGGTTCCGCCTTCGGGATTGTCGTAAACCTTTACGGAACCGTGATGCAAACGTACGATATGTTTTACGATGGAAAGTCCCAAACCGGTTCCGCCTTCTTTGCGGGAACGATTCTTATCGACTCGGAAAAATCTTTCGAAAATTCTGCTTTTGTCCTCGTCTTGAATTCCGATTCCCTGATCGATCACTTGGAACTGAACCTGATCCGTTTTTACGGGAAGAATTTTCAGAGTGATCGTTTTTCCTTCGGGTGAATAAGAGGAAGCGTTCGAGATCAAGTTGAGAAGCATGTGTTCCAAAAGAACCCAATCTGCCGCAATCATCAAAGGTTCCGGCATCTCCACGGCGAACTTCTGACCCTTGGAAGACACGACTCCTTCCACGGTGTAACTTAAATTCTCCACAAGAGATTTGAGGGAGAATTCTTCGTCGCCCGCGATCTTTGTTTGGTTTTCGATTCGGGTGATCGTTAACATGTCTTCGACGATACGAACCATACGATCCGTATTTCTCGAAATCGCGTCCAAAAATCTTTTTTCATGACTTTCGGGAGAAAGACGAAGACGATCGAGTAACGTTTCCGTATATCCCTTGATGGACGTGATTGGAGTTTTGAGTTCGTGAGAAGCGTTTTGAACGAATTGTTCTCGGATGATATGAGATTGTTTTTCTTCGGTGATGTTTCGAATCACCCCGATATACATCAACGTTTTGCCGTTCGTCTTCAACGGATACATCTTGATCGTGTAAAAATTATGCCCGAGATCCAATTCCATTTTGGAATCGCCGGAACCTTTGAGATGACTCGATACGAATTCCAAAAGTCTCGGATCTCTCGTTGCGTCGGTCACCTTTCTCGATCTTGAGTTCGGTTCGATCAAAGAACCCGGAATACTTTTATTCTGAAAAAGAATGGAGGCGTTTTCGGGATCGATCGCAAAAACTCCTTCCTTTAAGTTCTGCAAAACCGAATCGAACTTTTCCTTTTCGATCGTGAGATCCACGAATTGATTCTTGAGTCTTGAGGACATCAAGTTGATCGAAGAGGCGAGATCGGCGAGTTCTCGAATATCGGATAACGCGAGTTCGGAACCGAAGTCACCCGCATTGATATCGCTCGTTTTCTTTTCGATTCGATCAAGGGGCTCGGCCACTCTTTTTGCGATCGAGTAGGACATATAGAACGTCCCGAACATCGCAAAAAGAACGTAAAACGAAAACAGAAGAATTTTGAAGTCGGGATGAACAAACTTCTCCACAAAAAGAACCGCGCCTGCGGCCACGAGGAGAACTAGCAAAAGTAACCAGTTGCTAAGAAGAAGTTTTGAAAATAAGCTACGCCTCATTGAATCTATAGCCGATTCCGCGTATAGTCTCGAGTCTTTCCTTTTCTTCTCCGAGTTTATCGCGTAATCTCTTAATATTTACGTCGACAGCTCTGTCGGTTACGTAAATATCTTTTCCCCAAACCCGATCCAATAACTTGTCCCGAGTAAAAGCCACGCCGGGGTTTGTCATGAAAAGATTCAGGATTTTATATTCGATCAACGTTAAATCGACTTCGGAGTTGTTTATAAATGCCTTATGCGCTTTCAAGTTGAGAAAGATGCTTCCGATGGTGATATTTCCTTCGAATTGTTCCTCTTCTTCGCCTTCCTTCGTTCTTCTCAAAACGGAACGAACTCTCGCGATCAACTCTCTCGTGCTGAAGGGTTTACGAACGTAATCGTCCGCGCCGAGCTCGAGTCCGAGAACCGCTTCGGTTTCTCCGGATTTTGCGGTAACCATAATGATCGGCATGGAATATTTTTCTTTGATCTTTTTGCAAAGATCCATACCGCCGATTCCCGGAAGCATAAGATCTAAAATGACGAGGTCCGGAGTATTCTTTTCGAGTTTCGGAAGTACTTCCAATCCGTTTTGGCAAGTGTCGACTTGGTAGCCGTTTTCTTCGAGGTGGAATCGGATCAGCTCGGCTATGTCTTCCTCGTCGTCAACGACGAGGACTTTTTGCCCTGGGTTCCCTGATTGGTTTTTCATGAGTCCTATTCATCTTTCCGGATCTGTATTTCGACCGGACAAAGTTTATAATCCATAATATTCCAGAAATTCGTTACAATTAGAATACGAAAAAATTACAAACTACAGAAATTCGATTCTCCCTTTTCGAACAAAATGACAGAGAGAAAACAAACGTTATTCTTTATCGCCCAATTGTGAATTGATCTTACGAATCAGAACGCGTTGACGGAAAATCGAAAAGATTAAGAAACCTGAAAGTAATAAAGCTCCGATGAGATAAACTTCATTCAAACTTTTTAATCTTTCGTGTTCTTCTTCGATCGCTTTGATACTTTCCAAGTGGGAAATCAAAAAATAGAATTTGTCCGCGTTAGGCCACTCTTTCTTGGATTCTTCCCGAATTTGAGTGATGAGGATTGCGGCCTCTTCCTTTTTCATCTTTTGGATGATCGGAAATATTTTGTCCAAGTCCGAGTTCAGATAATCCTTCGCTGCCATCGCGGGTTTGGAACCGGAATCCGCCGAGGGAGAATTCTTATCCGCAAAAACTCCGTTTGTCGACGTCAGAGTAAAAAGAATCAAAAGGGACAGGAGGGAAGTTGAAGTTCTAAAAGTATTCGAATTCATTCAAAAAAACCTAATTTATTTTTCCATTCTTTGGTGTAAGGGTTTCTATAATGGACAAGATAGATTCCCGCTAAAATAGCGAAAACACAAAAGAGAATGCTACTCGTGACTAAAATAAAGGGAAGAATGCCGGTCTCGATCAGAAAATCCAAATCCAAAAAGAATAAAACGGACAAAGGCGAAAATCCCAAAAGAAACAAACCGGATAAGATAATCTTAATGTGGCGGACCGGAACGATGTGCAACATCACTCTTCGTTTTAAATCGGGAGGAACGGGCGTGTTCTCGCGGAGATTCAGCGTTTCCTCTTCGAAGAAATGAAGTTTTTCCTCGAGTTCGGCGGGAACGGAATCGACCTCCGCGGAATGGGAAGCGGAATCATTCTTGTTTTTCATTCTCTTCCTTATTTAACCAATCTCTCATGATTTCCTTACCCCTGAAAATATAACTCTTCAAAGTGTTCATTTTCAAGTTTAATTTTTTCGAAATTTCTTTATAGGACATATTCTCAAAATAGTGGAGAGCGATGGGCTTTCGATAGAGTTCGGGCAGGCTTTCTACGAGCTTTCGGATCTTCTCGTAACTTTCCTGTTTTAAGAGTTTGGTTTCCTGTTCGGAGGAGATTTCCGATTTCTTTTCTATTCCGTTTTCGGCGAGAAGAAGCGCATCGAGTCCGGCGACTTCGGGGTGTTCCTTTCGATATCTTCGGATGATTTCGTTTCTTGCGATGACGAACAACCAAGTGGAGAATTGGGATCTTCCTTGAAACGTGGATAAACTTTCGAAGGCTTTTAGGAAAATGTCCTGGGTGAAGTCTTCGGCTTCGGTTTCGTTACGAAAGGCTTTGATCGCCTGAGAGTAAACCAATCCCTGATAACGGTTCATCAATTGTTCGAAGGAATTGAAATCCCCGTGTAAAACTTTTTGAATGCAGTCCCAGTCCTCCGGGTTGCATACAATGGGAAAGTTTTCCCTCATCGAGATCTGGAGAATTTATAATAACAGAGCAATCCCAAACCGGTTCCGAGTGGAACGAGTCCGCCGAGCATTGCGAGTGATTGTCCTAATACGGAAATGAATCCGATGGAGAGTGCGATTCCGACAAAGGTGAGAATCAATCCTAAAAAGAAGGAATACGTCCTAAGATCGAAGGTTTCTTTTTTATAAAGCCCGGCTTTGATGATCTCGATCCTTTGTCTGTACCACCAGTAGAAAACGAAAAACAATAGAGAACAACCGAATACGATTCCGAAGATGGGAACCAAATAAAGGACCACTTTGTAGTCGGATCCGGAGTTTGAACTTTGATTCTGAAGGTGTTTCAGAATCAAATCCAGCGTTTCTAATAATTTTGCTTTTTCTTCTGGGTTCATCTTACAATGGCAGTTGCTTTTTTATTTTCCGCTTTGGTCTTGAAGTAAGGAATTCTTTCTTCGATGCCGGGACGGTTGATCAAGGATTGATACCATTCTTCTTCTTGAAAACTTTCTTTTAAGAATGAATTGCGTATTTCTGTTTGAAACAAGTTCTTGATGATCTTCATAGTTTTTTACCTCCTTTAAAATATTACAGCGCGTTTGAACGTTAAAATGCCTTATCAAAAAAAATCAAACTGCAAGGTTCCGGCCCGTTAGGGGACGGATTCTTATGTCTTATAAAATTATCGGCAGACTCAAAAAATTTGCCGTATAATTTCTCACGTTCCCTCGAACGATTTTTCAAAACAAGGAAATTCAAAATTCCGCCGCTCGATGTTTAGCGACAGAATCTTATCCACAATTTTCAGACGGCAAACTATCTGAAGAAAAAAATGTCTTTTTAATTTTTTTTAGAGAATTTTCGGATCGGATCAAAAAAAGGAGGAGTGCCTAAATTCGGTTCGACTTTGGTTGCTTCTCTTTCAAAGCCCGCATATTCGCGTAAAAAGTTTACGATAATTCTTCCCGTGGCTCCCCAGAGTAATCCTTCTTCCAGATCGAAATAATAAATTTCGATTTCTCTCGCGCCGGATCTTCGGATTCGAATCGAATAAAACGGCGCAGTTTCCAATCGTTTGAGATCGAGTATGATAGAACGTTCTACTTCTTCCGGATTCGTGTTGAACGAAAACGTTCCGTTGTAACGAGCGATGAACGGTGAAATATGAAATCCGGTATGCGTAAAGAGTCCGTGGTATTCTCCCAAAACGTCGAGAACGGAACTGGATTCTCCCATTTCCTCTTCCCATTCCCGCAAGGCCGTATCCAAAAGATTCTTATCCGTTTTGGAATGTGCGCCGCCGGGAAACGAAATTTGTCCGGGGTGTGCTTTTAAATTGGAATTCCTTTTTTGAAGAATGATTCCTTGCTCGTTGTCCGGTTTTTCGTAGATGGGAAGAATTACCGAAGAAGCTCTGGATTTTTCCTCGCCCAACGGAGGAGCGGGAATTCCCGTAAAAGTTTCCTGAGGAACTGCAAGCCGATCTTTGAGCGATTGAAAATCAAATCTCATTCTTAACCTGCATTCAAAATTTTGAATATTCCTCTATTCGAATTTTTTATTAATCGGAATCAATCCTTTGATGTTCGATTCGTACGGTATGTTTTCCAAGGCCGCGAGAATCGAAGGTCCGTAATGAATCACCTTCCATTCCGAAAAAAGATTCATCTCCCTCAGTTCGTCGAGGGTCTTCGGATTTTTGTGCGCGAGTTCCGCGATCATTTTGTTCGAAGGCATCATCTGATGACTCATTCTTCGTATGGACATGATCGTTTCTCTCCAGATCCGCAGACGTTTGAATCGTTCGCCTTCTTCGTTCGTCAAATTCTCGCCCGGCTTTTTAAAAAGTTCGGACTTTTGAATCGGAGGTCCGCTCGGATTCGCGTAAATCTGAAACAAAGTCTCCGCGTCTTTTTTGCCGAGAATTTCGGTTAACTTTGCCATGTCCCTTCTCGACTTTACGAGAAGAACCACTTTCTCGTTATTGAATACTCGGAAAGGAGCCTTGTTCAACTTTCTGGATTTATCGTCCCGAAAAACCAAAGTGTCGTAGATGAATCTTCTTTCGTCCGCGCTGTATTCCAAAATCTCGGGAAATTTATCCATCGAAATGGAATTTCCTTCCGCTCCCGGTTCTTCCGATGCGATCTTTTCGAACTCGGAAAGAGCTTCCTCGTAGAGGTTTCTCTTCGTGAGTTCTTCCTTCATCTTTTCCCAGATCGTTTCTAAATAGACCGTGTCCAAAGCCGCGTATTGAAGCTGGCTCTTTTCAAGAGGGCGCTTTTCCCAATTAGACTTCTGTTCCTTCTTTGAAAGTTTAATTTTATGATAATAATCCACGAGATAGGTTAGGGAATATTGCTCGTGATCCAAAAGACGGGAACTGAATCCGGTATCGGCGATATTTACGAACTTAAAACCGAAGTCTTTTTTGAGCGCTTTTATATCGTCAATGGCGGAATGGAATATTTTTAGAATTTTTTTATCTTCAAAAAGCGTTCCAAGACCATCTAAGTTTTGTAGCTTTAACGGATCGATGATGTAATTTTTTCCCTTAGCCGAAATTTGAATCAGACAGACCTTGGAAAAATACGTATAATAACCGGAGGATTCGGTATCGATGGATATGGAGTCCGCCTGGCTCAAATTAATGAGAACGAGTTGTAGGCTTCGAATTGTATCTACGACTATGTAATCGGAATTTATTTGCATGAAAAACGCGACCTGAGATTTTAAGCTTAAGAAGGCAGAGAATGAGTCGAATTCCCGATAAATCCAGAGTAAGAAGACAAGCCCAGGATGACAAACCAAAAGATGAATGTGCGATTTTTGGTATATTTAATTCTCCGGAAGCATCCAATTTCACATATTTAGGTCTTTACTCGATGCAACATCGGGGCCAGGAATCGAGTGGAATCGTTTCCTCCGACGGAGAGCACCTCTACCGCTACGCCGGAATGGGTTTGGTCGCCAATATCTTTACCGAAACCAAGCTCAAAGAACTTCAGGGCAATTCGGCCATCGGCCACAATCGTTACTCTACCACCGGAGCGAGCTTTTTAAGAAACGCCCAACCGCTTCGGGTCGAATCCCATCTCGGAGCCGTTTCCCTGGCCCACAACGGAAATTTGGTCAATTCCTGGGAACTCAGAAGCCAACTCGAAAAAGAGGGAAGCATCTTCCAAACTACGATCGATTCCGAGGTCATCGTTCACTTGATGGCCCGTTCCGGAGAATCCGATTTCCTCTCAGCGCTTTCTTCTGCGCTCAAAAAAGTGAGGGGCGCTTACTCGCTCGTCATTCTTACCAAATCCCAACTGATCGCGGTGCGCGATCCGAACGGATTCCGTCCTTTGGTGATGGGCCGCCGCGAAGACGGTGCGATTGTATTCGCTTCCGAAACCTGCGCTTTCGATATTACGGATACGAAATATGAAAGAGACGTGGAGCCAGGCGAGATGATCGTCGTGGATAAGAACGGAGTGAATTCTTATTACCCGTTTCCGAAAGCGACTCCGAGTCTTTGTATTTTCGAATATATTTATTTTGCAAGACCCGATTCCAATATCTTCGGAGAATCCGTTTACAAGGTTCGCAAGAACTTGGGAAGATTCTTAGCCAGAGAATTACCTGTGGAAGCGGACGTTGTGATTCCCGTTCCCGACTCGGCGAGTATCGCGGCCTTGGGTTACGCGGAAGAATCGGGTATTTCGTATCAATCCGGTTTGATCCGTTCGCATTACATCGGTAGAACGTTTATCGAACCCGATCAGAAGATCCGAGATTTCGGAGCGAAGATCAAATACAACGTGGTTCGCAACGTCGTCGAAGGAAAACGAGTGATCGTGGTCGACGATTCCATCATGAGAGGGACGACGAGCCGAAAGATCATCAAGATGATTCGAAACGCGGGTGCCAAAGAAATCCATCTCCGAGTTTCCGCTCCTCCTACCATTTCCCCTTGCTACTACGGAATCGACATTCCGACCCACAACGAACTGATCGCCGCAACACATACCATCGAAGAGATCCGCAAATATCTGAGAGTGGACAGCATCGCTTATCTTTCCGTGGAATCCATGAACCGCGCGGTTCTGGATCACAAAGGCGGCGGATTCTGCAACGCTTGTTTTACGGCTCAATATCCTGTTGAGTTTCAGAGCGAAGTCGGAAATCAGAAAAGTCTTTTTAAAGAATATCAGGTGGAAGAAAGAGCCGTTTATTGATCAACGGCTTAACTTCTGTTCGAGATTTTTTACGGAAATTCGGAGAATGTGTAGTAGTTCCTACACATTCCGTCACATCGCATAGGCTGCGAGTCCCTCGGAGAATATTTCTCGTCCGATTTTTGTAAGAGTTCCCACATTTTAGATTTTAGGAAAGGATTCTCGCTCCTCAAATCTTATCGCCGGTCGGATGCACCTTATCGATCTTGATTTTCATGTTGTGAAACGGTCTTTCGATGATCAGGTATAGAATCCAACAAACCAAAAAGATTTTCAAACATACGATCACATAGATCGAAAAGAATCCCGTCCAAGAAAGACTGTCCAATCCCATTTCCTTTCTTACGAACCGAATCGCTAATACCCCGTGCCATAGATAAATCGTGTAACTCAATCTTGAGATCGGTCTGAACACGATCGACGCGAAAAATTTATAGACCGGACTCGAAGGAATCATCGCCGAAAAGGTAAGAAGAATAAAAACAACGTGATATACGTTATAACTCAAAGTATGGGATAAAAGTTCGTTCTTACGGATTTGAACTCCGATAAAAAACAAAACGACCGAACCCACAAAAAGAAGAAACGCATGTAAACCGTTCCATTTATCGAAATATCTTTGATTAAAGATTTCGAATGCTATGATTCCCACGAAAAGCGCGTCGAAACGAGTATGTGTCGCGTAATAAATTCCGCCGATCGGTCCGTTGTAGAAATGATAGATCCGAAAGAATATGGGGAGAATGTAGATCGCCAATAAAACCAAAATTCTTTTTTGAAACGGAAGTTTGAAAAGAAGAAACGAACAAAGAAACGGAAGAACGATATAAAAATGTTGTTCGAGGGAAAGAGACCAGCCGAATTCGAACATACGATTCGGATTGTAATTGGAAAAAAGAAAAATATCCGACCAAGGATTCGAGATCGCTTCGGCCGCGCGGTTTAAAACGAACAACTCCACTTCGTTCGGATTCGTTTTTACTTTCATCTCGTTGTAGATTACGAGCGAGAATAAAAATGTGATGATCAAAACCGTATAATAAGCGGGATAAATTCTTAGAATTCTTTTGAGATAAAATTCCCGGATGTTGATCGTGGAATACTTTTCATAAACGCGAAACAAGCCCGCGTAAATCAGAAGTCCGCTCAAAAGAAAAAACAAATCCATAAAGTGACGCATACTCAGGATCGATTCCAAAGTAGCTTTGGTAACGAGTCCGTTTTCCAAAAAACGATGCGTGTTGTTTTCCCATAAGTGGAAGAAGAGAACGATTAAGATCGAAAAGGCTCTCAGTCCGTTTAACGATTCGATCTCCTTAGGATCTTTTTTAAATACGCCGAAAAAATAATCTAGAATCTTTGTCTTCATTTGTGTCTTTGTGATTTGAATCGAATATCCGCTAATTCTTTTTAGAACTCCACCTTGATGACCGTTGTAAGCATCATTGTCAACTTGGAAACTTCTTGGAATTCTCCGTCGATTCGGTCGATCGGCTCAGCCCCGGAGTTTGTCCGCCAACTTTCCTAACGTTTTGATTTTTTCTTCGACCTTGGAAGTCAATCGAACCCCGCCGCTCAGTCTTAGGAAGTTTCTAAAATTTCCCGTTCCCGAAAAGATCGGACCGGGCGCGATCGACACGTTGTGTTTCCACGCTTCGTTTTGCAAAAGAAGGCTGTCGATCTTATCCGGGAGTTCGATCCAAAATACGAGACCGCCTTGCGGATTGGAGATGTAAGTCGATTCCGGAAAATGTTTCAAAACGGATTCCCGAATCTTTGCGAGATTGGAGGAAAGATTTCTTCTCAGAGGTTTTAAATTTCTTTCGTAAGAAGTCTTTAAGTATTCGCTCAACGCGATTTGCGGGATGCTCGGAAGCGCAAGTCTTGAGAGTTTGATTTCTTTCTGAAGCTCGTGACTTTTTTTTCCGGGAACGATCCAACCGATTCTCAGATCGGGCGAAATGATTTTGGAATAAGAAGAGATCTTATAAACGTTTTCTTTTTTATCAAAGGACTTCAACGAAAGGGGTCTTGAAGCGGTGAAGTATAGATCGCCGTAAATATCGTCTTCGATGATCGGAATATTCTTACCCGCACAAAGATCGACCAGGATCTTTTTGTTTTCGTTGGAAAGAAGACTGCCTGTCGGATTTTGAAAGTTCGGATTAATAATCACACATTGGATCGGATAACGATTGAGAGCTTCTTCGAAATGGGAAAGACTCATTCCGTGAATCGGATTGACCGGAATTTCGATCAGCTTTCTTCCTAGTCTTTGGACGCTTTGTAAAATGCCGAAATAAACCGGAGATTCCACCGCGATCAAGTCGCCCGGTTTTGTGAGAACTTGAATACAAAGATTGAGCGCGTCCTGACATCCGTTGGTCACGATGATTTCGGATTCGTGAGTGGCGACTCCTTGTAAAGAAGAACGAAGAGACAACTGTTTTCTCAAGCCGGGATATCCCTGAGAATTTTGATAGTTATGACTATCCGCCATAAGAATCGCCTTCTTCAGATTTTTATGAAGCGACGGAATCGGAAGATATTCCTTTTCGGGGATTCCGGTTCCCAAAGGAAGGATATTAGGATTTTGTAATGAATCGATGAGCGATGAAATCCGTTCGTCGATTCCGAAGGACGAAACAAGTTTCGGTTTTTTGGGCATGGTCGGAATCTTGGAAGTTCCCTTTCGTGCGAGAACCACGTAACCCGACTTGGGTTTCGATTCTATATAACCTTCGTTTTCCAAAAGTTCGTAAGCCTGTAAGACGGTGGAAATGCTGACCTTCTTTTCCAACGAAATCTTTCTTAAGGAAGGAAGTTTGTCCCCCGCGCGCAAAACACCCGATTCCAACATGGATTTTAAGGTTCCCGCGATCGTTTCGTATTTAGAATTCTGATCTGTACCGGTTAAAATGTTCATTTCTGTATCTGTTATGATCGAAGTAAATTTGTTATAACATGAGTAACGCAGTAAGGAAATCATTTTTTATGAAACTGAGAATTCTCCAAATCGACGCTTTTGCGGAAAAAGTCTTTCAGGGAAACCCCGCCGCGGTATGTCCGTTGCAGGAATGGATTCCGGACGAACTGATGCAGAAGATCGCCTTGGAAAACAATCTGAGCGAAACCGTATTTTTCGTCCGAGAAGGAGATTCGTATCGGATTCGTTGGTTTACTCCCTTGCGCGAGGTCGATCTTTGCGGTCATGCGACCTTGGCGACCGCGTATCATTTGTTTTTTCAGGAAGGATTGGCCGGTGATCGAATCCGTTTTCAATCGGCTTCGGGTGAATTGAACGTATTCAAAAAGGAGAATATTCTTTATCTGGACTTTCCTTCTCGAAAAGCGGACAAGACCGAAGTTCCGAAATCGGTATTAAATTCGTTTTCGATTTCTCCCTTGGAAGTTTTGAAGTCCAGGGATTACGTTCTCGTCTACGAAAACGAAGCTCAACTTAGAAACGTAACCTGCTCGGTCGAAGGTTTGCGCGATATCGACGCGTTAGGCGTCATTCTTACTTGTCCGGGCAACGGAGAATTCGATTTCTTTTCCCGATTCTTTTCCGCGAGCATCGGTTTGGCGGAAGATCCGGTAACGGGTTCCTCTCATTGTACGTTGATTCCTTTTTGGTCCGAGCGTTTAGGCAAAAAAAATCTCAAAGCGTTCCAAGCGTCGAGTCGAGGCGGAAAACTTTTTTGCGAAGATCTGGGAGATCGAGTTCGCATCGGAGGAGTTTGTGTTCCTTACTTGGAAGGATGGATCGAAGTATGAATGAGAACCGATTTTCGTTTTCGGATCGGATCTTAAAATCGAACCGTTCCTTTATCCGTGAAATTTTAAAAGTGACTTCTCATCCGGAAATCATTTCGTTTGCGGGCGGTCATCCCGATCCGGCTCTGTTCCCGGTTCAAGATCTTGCGGCTTCCACCGAATCGGCGTTTCAAAAATACGGATCGAAACTTCTTCAATACGGAATTTCAGAGGGATTTACACCGCTTCGGGAAAAGATTTTCGAAAGATATTATAAAAACATAAACTATTCTTTGAGTCCGGAGAATATTCTCATCACGACCGGTTCTCAACAGGCTTTGGATTTGATCGGAAAAGTTTTTATCAATCCGGGAGATTCGATTCTCATCGAAAGACCGGGATATTTGGGCGCGATCCAAGCCTTCTCTTTATACGAACCGAATTTGGTCGGAATTCCGTTGGAAGACGACGGATTGGATCCGGAATTTTTGAAGAACGTTTTTGTCGACGTCGATCCGAAATTCTTATATTCGAATCCTACGTTTCAAAATCCGACGGGAAAAACTTTGCCTCTCGAAAAAAGAAAACGAATCTCCGAAATTTTGAAAAAGGAGAATTGCATTTTCATCGAGGACAATCCGTACGGCGAGATTCGTTTTGACGCTGAGATTCTTCCGAGCGTTCAATCCTTTTATCCCGAAGGTACGATCAGCTTGGGAACTTTTTCCAAAACCTTATCGCCCGGTTTTCGAGTCGGTTGGATCTGCGCTCCGAAAGAAATGATCGATAAACTTTTGATCGCGAAACAGGCGAGCGATCTTCATTCCAATCTTCTTTCTCAGATCGTTTTGGACGAATATTTGAATCGATACGATTTGGATTCTCAGATTGAAAAAACCCGTGCTTCGTATCGAATCAAAAAAGAACGGATGGAAGAATTTTTGAATCGGTCTATGATCG from Leptospira kmetyi serovar Malaysia str. Bejo-Iso9 harbors:
- a CDS encoding PLP-dependent aminotransferase family protein; this translates as MNILTGTDQNSKYETIAGTLKSMLESGVLRAGDKLPSLRKISLEKKVSISTVLQAYELLENEGYIESKPKSGYVVLARKGTSKIPTMPKKPKLVSSFGIDERISSLIDSLQNPNILPLGTGIPEKEYLPIPSLHKNLKKAILMADSHNYQNSQGYPGLRKQLSLRSSLQGVATHESEIIVTNGCQDALNLCIQVLTKPGDLIAVESPVYFGILQSVQRLGRKLIEIPVNPIHGMSLSHFEEALNRYPIQCVIINPNFQNPTGSLLSNENKKILVDLCAGKNIPIIEDDIYGDLYFTASRPLSLKSFDKKENVYKISSYSKIISPDLRIGWIVPGKKSHELQKEIKLSRLALPSIPQIALSEYLKTSYERNLKPLRRNLSSNLAKIRESVLKHFPESTYISNPQGGLVFWIELPDKIDSLLLQNEAWKHNVSIAPGPIFSGTGNFRNFLRLSGGVRLTSKVEEKIKTLGKLADKLRG
- a CDS encoding PhzF family phenazine biosynthesis protein; protein product: MKLRILQIDAFAEKVFQGNPAAVCPLQEWIPDELMQKIALENNLSETVFFVREGDSYRIRWFTPLREVDLCGHATLATAYHLFFQEGLAGDRIRFQSASGELNVFKKENILYLDFPSRKADKTEVPKSVLNSFSISPLEVLKSRDYVLVYENEAQLRNVTCSVEGLRDIDALGVILTCPGNGEFDFFSRFFSASIGLAEDPVTGSSHCTLIPFWSERLGKKNLKAFQASSRGGKLFCEDLGDRVRIGGVCVPYLEGWIEV
- a CDS encoding PLP-dependent aminotransferase family protein; this encodes MNENRFSFSDRILKSNRSFIREILKVTSHPEIISFAGGHPDPALFPVQDLAASTESAFQKYGSKLLQYGISEGFTPLREKIFERYYKNINYSLSPENILITTGSQQALDLIGKVFINPGDSILIERPGYLGAIQAFSLYEPNLVGIPLEDDGLDPEFLKNVFVDVDPKFLYSNPTFQNPTGKTLPLEKRKRISEILKKENCIFIEDNPYGEIRFDAEILPSVQSFYPEGTISLGTFSKTLSPGFRVGWICAPKEMIDKLLIAKQASDLHSNLLSQIVLDEYLNRYDLDSQIEKTRASYRIKKERMEEFLNRSMIDFADWVSPKGGMFFWLKLKNGVRSMELFDVAIANNVAFVPGIPFYADKPELDTMRINFSHSSLEAIEMGIDRIAESVREISKIRV